GACTCGTTCGACAAAGATTGTCCACGGAGGAAGCGTTACGGATCGCGGGCAAAATCGTAAGCGTGCTTTAGAGATAGCTAATGAATTCGAGGATTTGGCACGGGGATTGGCCCGGAATGAGGCCGCGATCAGAAAAACAGCCTTTGAGTTAGCATCTATTGCTTCCAAGGACCGTGTTTCCGAGGTCTCTGTTCGGGAATTTTTTGAGGAGTATATAGAATTCAAGGCCAATCAAGGTAAAAAACAGAGCACAATGGCTCGCTATTCGGGGGTTGTTGAGCGCCTTTTTGAGGCGATAGGGGATAAGGCCCTGGCACCGATCGAGTCGCTCTCTCCGCAGGATATTGAATCGTTTATCGCCTATAGGTCTAAGCAGGGGAGAGCCCCCAAGACGATATTGAATGACCTAAAGAACCTAAAACCAGCATTCACCCGTTCAATGCGTTATGGTTCACTTTCCTTTGATCCGATTGCTGCTGTCAATTTTGAGAACTCGGACAGTATGCCTCACTTGCCCTTCCAGCCGAAAGAAATATATGCAATGTTGGATACTTTGGAGAGAGTCGACTTGAGTTTGGGAACGGATCCACAAGATTGGATGGTTGTTATTGCGTTAGGCTATTACACTGGGATGCGTCTTGGGGACTGCTCAAACCGGTTTTGGCATGAATTTGATCTGAATAATAACGTACTTAAATATGTGCCAGAAAAGACAAAAGGCCGGGGTCAGCTTAAAGAAGTTATCGTTCCGGTTCATCCTGATATGCAGGATATCTTGGCTGGCATGAACAGAGGAATGAAAGGTTTTCTGACGCCCTCAATGCGTGATACTGATAAGCATCGGGACCGCTCGTGGCTTTCAAAGCAGTTTATCAAGATTATGGAGGCAGCCAATGTTAATTCCATGCCGATTCGAAATCCTGTTAGTGGTAGGTTGTACAACCAGCGGTCATTTCATAGCCTAAGGGCAACATGTAATTCAGTGATGGCTAATGCTGGGGTCAGTCAGGAGATCCGTATGCGTGTGGTTGGGCATGCCTCTAAATATATAAACTCTGGCTATACTCATTTTGAGCCTAAGGTTGTTGCTGATGCTGTTTTCCGCATCCCACGACTTAAGGGGCATAAAAGCTAAAATAACATCATACTAACGTAGGTGTGTGTAGTGTGTGTGAAAGGTGAATTAAAAAATAAAGCACCTATATATTTCTATGGGTATGAGCTATAGCCCCAGAATATGTAGAGCATGACGTTGCCCCCCTTTCCGCTTTCGCGGAGGGGCAACGCCGCTTGGGGCTTATTCCAAAATGACCCCTTTGTTTTCATAGGGCCTCCACCACTGGTAGCTATTGCCCTGGCAGTGGTGGAGGAAGCGCAGCTTGTGGGGTGCGATCTTTTTCACTAATGCGAGGTAGGCTTGCCGGGCATGGCCTTCGCGGCGGTAGCCATCCATGGCGTCCGGTAGTTGGTAGGCCAAAGTGGTGTAGCCTGCTTGCAGCAAGGCCTTGGCGGTCGTGCGGACGGAACTTTGGTGCCGGCTGATGAATTCTGTCCAGACGTGCTCACAACGCATGGGGCGGATGGCCTGGAAGATGTCGCGGGCAAATTTCCGATACTCCTTCTGTGGCAAGATCGGCCCGACCACGACGCAGGTGCGGTAGCCCTCGTTTTGGAGTTGATGAAGCGAGGCAATGCGTTGGGCGGGAGTCGGTGTGCCCGCTTCGAGCGCGGCAGCGAGCGACTCATCGAGCGTGCTCAGTGAGACGCCGTAGATCATCCGCTCTTTATGCTCTTTTAATGCCTCGGCGATCATGGGAAGCAGATTTCCCCGGCTGAGCAAACGGATCTGCCAGTGAGTGGCTTTTAGAATACTGCGGCAGATTTCAATGGTCTCATGGGAGAGTTCTTCGTTGGCGCCGACATCGACTTGGGGCGAGCCCAGCACGACCCGCCGATCGTTCGGGTCGCTGTACTTGGCGGCATAGGTGCGCCCGTCGTAAAGCTGTCGATGCAGGATGTCGGCCGCGTGTCTGCGGCGGATAACGGAACCGCCCAGTGTAAACGGGCTGAGAGGAGAAAGCGGCGAGCACTTTTTTAACAGTTCGGGCGTGAGGCAGTATGCGCAGGAAAAGGCGCAGGTGCTGCCCGCACTGAAGGAAAAACCGTCGCACAATTGCTTCGCCTGGTAGTGCGGGTTTTTGCGCAGTATCTTGGGGGAGGATGTGTAGAGAACTGGCTTTCCGTTCATGGTTTTGGGTGTGATTGACATCATTGAAGTGTGGGTTGGTGATTGATGGGTTGAGGTGAATAAAAAAGGCCGACCTGGCGGGTCGGCCCTTGCGGAGTTCAGTCATCGGAATCGGTCCGGCTGTTGAAGTAATGCATGGCTCGGTCTCGCCTGGCATGCATCCATGTATTGATCTCGTGGATACACATGTCGTTTGCCTCGAGGAGGACGCGCTCCATCTCGTAGAGTTGAAGCAGGCTAAGCATGTGCTGGGCTGGCAGGATGAACATAGGTTCGCAGCTCGGATGAATGCTGTGCTCAATCAGGATGGAAGTGGCCTCAATGGCCGAGACCGTGCCTTGGCGGTAGCAGTCCCGCAGGCAGTCCATTTCTGGCCGCTGGGATCCGGTAAACGGAGACGCCGATGGCAGCAGCCCGCCGGGGATGTCTCCAAGTCGGTAGTGCTGATCCGGGCTGGATGTGTAGAGCTGGATCGCTTCCAGAAGCGTGAATTCGGCGCCGATAAGGTTGTTTTCGGCGATCAGTTTAAAGGCGTCCCAGAAGGCTTTTTCGGCCTTGGGCGATACGTAGTTAGGTTTTGGGGATGATGGTGTCATGATGGTGCTTGAGTTGTGGGTTGAGGGCATAAAAAAGCGCAGGCAGCCGGAGCCACCTGCGCTGGTTTCGTTATAGGTTTAGTCTGTCGTCTGGTCGGTTTCTTCGGCTTCTTCGGCCTGATCTGTGGGCGTTGATTCTGATTCCAGCCCATCTGCATAGCTGTGACAGAAATCCAATACCTCATCATAGTACCGGGCGCGGGCGTTGCGGCGTGTGAGCCAGCGCATCAGGTTTTCGGTGTTGTGTATGGAGTATTCCAATACACCGGCTTCGATCTCGTATAACTCGATCAGGGCCTGCATGTCCTCTCGGCTTGCTTTTAGCAGCGGGTTGGGGACCAGCGGTGGTGACATTTCGATCTCAGCGTGGATTGCGTGAATCGCTGCGATGCGGCCCGCGTGAAAGAGGTCCTTCAAGGCGTCGGTCAGGCGTGCGGATGCCAGCATGTCAGCGAGGTCGAGTTCGTCAGCTCCGCAGTGGCGACCTTCGCTGTGAGCGCTGATGCGGCGGATGCGCGACGAGTCAATCGGGTAGCCCTCTTCGGTGATGTATAAGCCCGATAAAATGTCCTGGGCTTGGCGTACCTTGCCTTGCTGCACGCAGGCGTACGCGGCCCAGAACTCCTGGCTTACCGGCGTGAGGGCCGGACCTTTTTCCATGTGCGAAATCAGGTGGTAGGGTGTGGTTATGAGGTTGGTTTTTATCTTAGTCATTTGTTTGGGATTAGTTGTTGGGTTTGAGGTTGATGGCCTGGCCGTGGACAAGTCCTCGGCAAGCCTCGGCGGAGGCGTGGATGTCACCTTCTCTCGGTGTGCGCGGTGCGAAGGCGTACCCGTGTGAAGTGACGTAAAAGACGAGGCGGATGTCCGCTCGCTGGATGACGATGCAGGCCTCTCCCATCGTCGTGGTGTCGGCCTTGACTCGCGTGATCCCTTTTTCTGGGAGATGCTGGAAGGCCAATCGGAAAGGCACGGCGTCGAAGACCAGGATGTACCCTTCGTGCTGCACGTAAGGAATACCCTGATCGTTGAGGTGGAGCGTGGTCTTGGCGCTGGATGCCAGCTTGCGGTCCTGACCCGGGCACAGAATAAGAATGCCCGCGTCGATGTCGGGCGCGTCAGTGTCTGCGGTCTCCTCGGTGTTGCCTGTCTCGCCGAAAATTTCATCGAATGTATCGACGATGTTGGTGGTGTCGTTGGCCGACTGGGAGAGCGTCAGCAGTTGGCTCACGCGGTCGTCGTCGAGCGGAAGGATGTACTGCTCTTCGCCGGGGGTCGCGCAGCCGAAGTAATACCAGTCGCCGGGGCAACGGTAGAGGGCCCAGGCGCTTTCGGGGCTGCCGAAGCGCTTGTCTTTGCCGATGTTCAGAATCGGAATGGTGGTTGTATTGGGAGGTGATTGTTTCATGGTTTTATGGATGGTTGAGGGTTGGCTCTTGGGTGCAAAAAAGGAGCAACCGGTTGGGGTTGCTCCTTGCGAAAAGAATGGTTTCTTTCGTGATGGATCAGGCATTCGGGTCGCTCTCGATGATTCGCGATGGCGTGACATGAATCGCCTTGTCATGGGTTTTAACTACGGTCTCGTCGCAGTAATGAAAGACGATGGTCGTCTCTGCTTGCCGCAGGTTGAACGTGGGGTTGTTGTCAGTGTCAGCTAGGCTGCCTTCAATGCTTGTGCAGCTGTGTGGGCTGAGTTTTTTGATGGCCGAGCGGTAGCTCGGGGTGTCAAAGACCAGGCAAATATCGCCGAAGACGAGGTACGGGATTCCGGCATGGTTGCAGAGCCCGACGGCCTCCGGCCCGACTCCCCAGATGCGGTCACGGCTGGGAACCAGAGAGAGGATATCCTCTTCGAGTGGGGCGTCCTGCTCCGCGTTGGCGGATTCATCGGCGGACTCGCCAATGATGGCATTTTCGAGTTGGCGAAGGATGGACGTTGTCGCATTCGCCGTGTCAGCGACGGCTAAAAATGCCTCCTGCATGGACGTGCGGACCGGGATCAGGTAGCGCGGTCCTGTGGGCAGATCGCTGGCCATGTAGGGCAAACGATCCGGCGTAAGATACAGTCCCCATCCGCCTTCGGGGCGACCCACACGGGTGTCATGAGTCATGGATACGATGAGGGGTGAGTGGTTGTTGGCTGGTGTCATAATAGGTAATGAATGGGTTTGTGGTGAGTGCGTGTGAACTAGATGTACCAAATGATTCTTTTCCAGGGCGCGTGCTTGTGCTCGCGGGCATTGAGTGTCGAGGGGCGAGCCAGAATTACGGCCTTGTCCAGCCGTTGCGGATCGACGTCCGTCTCGTCGTCGAACATCGCGATCAGCATGAGGTCCTGGCCGAGCCAGAAGCCAAGCGACACCCCGTTCTCGCCTCGGATGATGCCGATGGGGGTGGCGGAAAGTTCGATCAGTTGCAGAGCGGTGATGAAGGTGGGCGGTGTCAGCTCGACGGTCTGTGAGTTGACCAGGTCAAGCAGGCGGTATTGGCCGAGCGCTTCCCGGATGAGCATGGCCTCTTCCGAGAGAGTGAGCATGGCGCAATCGGGAGGAAGCAGCACTGGAGCGTTCTTATCCGCGTTGCTGGATGCATTTGTATTGGCGTTTGGATACGTGTGTTTACGTTTCTTTGAGAATGGATTTTTCATAGTAATGGGGTTGAGGTTAGCATGTGAGGGTGGCGATTCGGCGTGCGGTTTGAATGGTCGAGAAGTAGTACTGGGCGCGGTCCTGTCGCTCGCTTAGCCAGGTGCCCAAATGGCAGCCGCCGATGTTGGCCGAGTTGAGGGTTTCGGCTTCCATTTCATAGAGGGCGGTCAGCGCTTGGGCCTGAATAATGCGCAGGTCCGTGTCGATCATGGGGAATATGCGTGGACTCAGCTCGATCTCCAGGTGTGCGGCGTGGATCGGGCGCAGGCGTCCCTGCATGACCAGGTCGTGGAGGACATCGCTGGTGCCGGATGCGGCCAGTAGTTCCTCCCACGTTAGCTCGGTCGCGTAAAGCGGCAGGCCGTGTGCGAGGGCATCCAGCATGGCGACTCGCCGGGGGCTTTCGTCCTGGTTTTTATCGGAGGTGTATGCGGCGTTGAGGGCTTGTTGGGCCGCTTCGTCATCGCCGTTCACGATCGCTTGGTACGCGTCCCAGAATGGGCCGCTGGCCTCGATTTGAGGCCCACGTGCCATGCGTCGAAACAGGGTTTTGGGTGTGATAATGTTTTTCATAGTTGGTTAATGTAGTTATGGGTGAATACGGAAAAGGCGGGGCCGTTCAGACCCCGCCTCGCTATGCGTGCTTGCCGCTTAGGCGACAAAGGCTGGTTGTAGTTGGGCTTGGGGAGTGACAGGTTTGTCCACCCAGGGCGTGTCCAGCGCAGAGAGCCGGGTAAGGAGCGCGTCGGCTCCGTCGATAGAAGACAACTGTCGTTGTAGGGTTAGTGCGGCGGACTTTGCGCCTTTGATCCGTGCGCCTTCGAGTACTCCGCCTAGCAGCGAATCGAGGGTGTCGAGCGCCGCTTCCAGTGCGCTGATTGCCTGCTCTGGTGAGGCTTCGGGCGGTACGACGATCAGAAATCGTCGCCAGGCTGCCGTGTGTTTGCGGCTGCCGGATTTGTCCAGCGGAGCGGCTGCTCCGAGGGCTTCAGAGCGGTCTTTGACGAACTGGAACTGCTCTGCTTTGAGCCTATCGCGGAAGGGGTAACCTCCGGTCACGTCGATGATAAGTTCGACTTTTTGGTCGGACTCTCGACGTGCGATCAGGTGCGCTGTGGCGGATGTTTTTGTGTTAGTGTTGGCTTGGTCTTGCATATGTTTTTACGTGTTGGTTGATGGTTGTATGAAAAGAGCGCGGCTTGTTTGACCGCGCTCTGAAAGGTTTTATGGATTTTATATCTGAGGTGGCTTATTGACTTTTAGTTTCTTCGATCGTAGCTCCACGGGTTGTGGTGCCGGTTTTTGCTTTCCCTAAAAATAGCTACTACAAGAAAAGAATTACTTCGGGCAGCAGTGCTCCCCGAAGGGGGGCGGGGATGCCCAGTGACATGAATACCTCCCTGAAGAAATAGCGAAGCGGTCTGCTTTTGTGGCCAATGAAACACGTGTTGTGTGAGGTGGATCGGTTTGGTTTTTGCCTATGAGCTTTTTGCCATGTCATGGGTTTATAAATACAAAAAAAGCGCACTGTGTTGGTGCGCTTGATTGGTGGGTTTGCCACTTTTGTCCTTGGTTGTTGCCACTCTTGAGTTTTTCCTTGGTTAGCATTTAAAAGAAGTACATTTTTTCAGTGACTCGGCCTGGGGCGACGCCCGTCAGGTTGACTCGCTATTGGTGTTACACCAGGGCCAAAGGCCCGTCCTACCATACGCTGCAACGCAGCATGCTCCCCTCCGAAGTTCCCTTTTATGCATTCGTGTCGGTTGGGAAGTTTTTAGTCAATACCGACAAAGAGCGGTTTTTGTTGACGCACCGACAATCGTCGGTATTTCTGGGTTGTATCATGAAAAGGTTGTTTCAGATTTTTGGGTGTTTGGTTGCAAGCCATGCCCTGCTTTTGCTCACTGGCTGTGGCCAAAGTGATAACGAACCCCCGTCGGAAGAAGTCCGTGCGGCTGTTGCCAAGGCGATTCCCGCCTCGCTCTCGGTTGTGTCCGTTGAGTACGAGGCGATTCATGTGTCCGAGGGTGCCAGTCTGCTGAAGTTGAAGGCGACGCTGAAGCCTCGGGAAGATTTATGCCGGTCGATCGGGAAAGTGCTGCGAGGGGCTTCGCTGTTGGAGGTTGTTTACCGCAAAGGAGAAAAGATCGTTGTTTACGGTGAGGTCGGGGCTCGTCGTCAGGTTGACCGTTGGACGTTGGGACGTGTTTCGATGGAGAAGGACTGGAGGAATTTTCCCCGACCTGTGTCCGGTTTTCCGGCCGGCAGTGTTATTGCCGGTACGGCCGAGGGTGATGAGGCCGTGAAAGCCTATGAGGCCTGGAAAGCAGAGCAGGAGCAGGCGCGAATCGAGGCTAAGCGTCAGCAGCAACTGCGTTTGCAGGAAGAGGCTGCGCGTCAGAAAGCTGCGCAGGAAGCCGAGTTGGCGCGTGCGGCTCAGGAAAGGCAAGCGCGGTTGGCACGCTTGCAGACAGCGTTGACGCCGGGCAGGCAATACCTCGGGGAGCTGCACTATCGTAAGGATATCCAGCCGGTTCGGTTAAAGATTATTTCGCGGGAAGGGATTGCCGTTGTGGCCGAGTTGAGTAACCCGGTCATGCCCAGTGCTCGCGGAAAGTTGACCGGGACGATAAATCCCGATGCACAGTCAGAGGAGTACGCCGTCGTGTTAGCGATGGTGCCTGATGACAGTGAAAACCCGCTTGGTTGGCACCTGTATGGTGATCACAAGGGGATCCTTTCTTTGAACCTGACCGATGCCGGTGGGTTTGAGGGCGAAGCGGTTTGTGAGTCAGCCGGGCGTGAGTACAGATACAAAATTCGTCTGCAAGCGCTTGGTAATTGAGGCCGTTGTCAGGTCGGTTTCGCTGGGGGATGAGTCGGCTACGCGGTTTAGCCTGCGGCCGACCACCCCGATCTTGTTATATGAAAAATCTCGATGTGAAGTTGCCCTGTCTCATTTTTTTAAAGCGCAAGCAGGCTTTTTACTACCCCTTGCCAGCCACCGCAGGTGGGTGGATTTTTTGACTGCGCTGGGCTTGTTCAGCGCCGGGGAATACCACGGTGCTTCATGAGCTTTATCACGCGTTTTTCGCAGGAGTTATTGAGCTTGGGTAGGTTGGGATGGAACAGCTGCCAGAGATCGATTTCGTACCCTTCGGCAATCTTTTCCAAGGTGTCCAGCCGGATGGCGGTTCGCCGTCCGCCCTCGATGGCCTGGTAGGTTTTGTATGGCAG
This genomic interval from Ruficoccus sp. ZRK36 contains the following:
- a CDS encoding site-specific integrase, encoding MKKSKYWIATFRDKNGRSLTRSTKIVHGGSVTDRGQNRKRALEIANEFEDLARGLARNEAAIRKTAFELASIASKDRVSEVSVREFFEEYIEFKANQGKKQSTMARYSGVVERLFEAIGDKALAPIESLSPQDIESFIAYRSKQGRAPKTILNDLKNLKPAFTRSMRYGSLSFDPIAAVNFENSDSMPHLPFQPKEIYAMLDTLERVDLSLGTDPQDWMVVIALGYYTGMRLGDCSNRFWHEFDLNNNVLKYVPEKTKGRGQLKEVIVPVHPDMQDILAGMNRGMKGFLTPSMRDTDKHRDRSWLSKQFIKIMEAANVNSMPIRNPVSGRLYNQRSFHSLRATCNSVMANAGVSQEIRMRVVGHASKYINSGYTHFEPKVVADAVFRIPRLKGHKS
- a CDS encoding helix-turn-helix transcriptional regulator; this encodes MKKQPFSIRERLLELRQTTALYQEETAELLDLPYKTYQAIEGGRRTAIRLDTLEKIAEGYEIDLWQLFHPNLPKLNNSCEKRVIKLMKHRGIPRR